In Hasllibacter sp. MH4015, the following proteins share a genomic window:
- a CDS encoding argininosuccinate synthase: MTHPKKVVLAYSGGLDTSIILKWLQTEYGCEVVTFTADLGQGEELEPARKKAELLGIKSENIFIEDVREEFVRDFVFPMFRANALYEGLYLLGTSIARPLISKRLVEIAAETGADAVSHGATGKGNDQVRFELCAYSLNPEIKVIAPWREWDLGSRTKLIEFAEAHQIPIAKDKRGEAPFSVDANLLHTSSEGKVLENPAEEAPDYVLQRITRPEDAPDTPEMVEIGFERGDAVSINGEAMSPATILTRLNELGGKHGIGILDLVENRFVGMKSRGIYETPGGTILLEAHRGIEQITLDSGAGHLKDSIMPKYAELIYNGFWFSPEREMLQALIDKSQEHVTGTVRLKLYKGSARTVARWSDHSLYSEAHVTFEEDMGAYDQSDAQGFIQLNALRLKLLAARNRKFRA, translated from the coding sequence ATGACTCACCCCAAGAAGGTCGTGCTTGCCTATTCCGGCGGCCTCGATACCTCGATCATCCTGAAATGGTTGCAGACGGAATATGGTTGCGAGGTCGTGACCTTCACCGCCGATCTTGGCCAGGGGGAGGAGTTGGAGCCTGCGCGGAAGAAGGCGGAACTGCTCGGCATCAAGTCCGAAAACATCTTCATCGAGGACGTGCGGGAGGAATTCGTCCGCGACTTCGTCTTTCCCATGTTCCGCGCCAACGCGCTTTACGAGGGATTGTACCTTCTGGGCACTTCTATCGCGCGCCCGCTGATTTCCAAACGGTTGGTGGAGATCGCGGCGGAAACCGGGGCGGATGCCGTCAGTCACGGGGCGACGGGCAAGGGCAATGACCAGGTCCGGTTCGAGCTGTGCGCCTATTCCCTCAACCCCGAGATCAAGGTGATCGCGCCTTGGCGGGAATGGGACCTGGGCAGCCGTACGAAGCTGATCGAATTCGCCGAAGCGCACCAGATCCCCATCGCTAAGGACAAGCGCGGCGAAGCGCCGTTCAGCGTCGATGCGAACCTCCTGCACACGTCTTCCGAGGGGAAGGTGTTGGAGAACCCCGCCGAGGAAGCGCCTGACTACGTCCTCCAGCGTATCACGCGCCCGGAGGATGCCCCCGACACGCCGGAGATGGTGGAAATCGGGTTCGAGCGGGGCGATGCGGTGTCGATCAACGGTGAGGCGATGAGCCCCGCGACGATCCTGACACGCCTCAACGAATTGGGTGGCAAGCACGGGATCGGTATCCTTGATCTGGTGGAAAACCGTTTCGTCGGCATGAAATCCCGCGGCATCTACGAGACGCCGGGCGGCACGATCCTTCTGGAGGCCCATCGCGGGATCGAGCAAATCACGCTCGACAGCGGAGCGGGGCACCTGAAAGACAGCATCATGCCGAAATACGCCGAGTTGATCTATAATGGCTTCTGGTTCTCACCGGAGCGAGAGATGTTGCAGGCCCTAATCGACAAGAGCCAGGAGCATGTGACCGGCACAGTCCGCCTGAAGCTCTACAAGGGCAGCGCACGGACCGTGGCGCGCTGGTCGGATCATTCGCTCTATTCCGAGGCGCATGTGACGTTTGAGGAGGATATGGGCGCTTATGACCAATCCGATGCGCAGGGTTTCATCCAGCTCAACGCGCTGCGCCTGAAGCTTCTGGCCGCCCGGAACCGCAAGTTCCGCGCCTGA
- the ilvA gene encoding threonine ammonia-lyase IlvA, giving the protein MTDFATRSRAATDALRDVFPPTPLLKNAYLSERYGADIWLKREDLSPVRSYKLRGAFNAMRKVRVADPGQMHFVCASAGNHAQGVAFVCAHFGVRGQIFMPVTTPEQKILKTRTFGGDAVEIVLEGDFFDETLAAAKAHCAEAGAHFLSPFDDSDVIEGQASVAVEMMEQLGRAPDHLVLPVGGGGLSAGMLSYLREVDAPTRATLVEPAGGASLTAALRIGAPQTIEITDTFVDGAAVARIGDRTFEVLRNIPPGDVLIAPENRICVTIQEMLNLEGIVLEPAGALSVNVLDDIADRIAGKTVVCVTSGGNFDFERLPEVKERAQNWQGLKKYFILRLPQRPGALRDFLDLLGPEDNITRFEYLKKNSRNFGSVLIGIETERAGSFDDLGDRVASRGFGFRDITDDNILADFLI; this is encoded by the coding sequence ATGACCGATTTCGCCACCAGATCAAGGGCCGCGACCGACGCCTTGCGCGACGTGTTCCCGCCCACGCCGCTGCTGAAGAACGCCTATCTGAGTGAGCGGTACGGGGCCGACATCTGGCTCAAACGCGAAGACCTCAGCCCGGTCCGATCCTACAAGCTGCGCGGTGCGTTCAACGCCATGCGCAAGGTGCGGGTGGCCGATCCGGGCCAGATGCATTTTGTTTGCGCAAGTGCGGGCAACCACGCGCAAGGTGTCGCCTTCGTCTGCGCGCATTTCGGGGTGCGCGGGCAGATCTTCATGCCCGTCACGACGCCCGAGCAGAAGATTCTCAAGACCCGCACCTTCGGCGGCGACGCGGTGGAGATCGTGCTGGAAGGCGATTTTTTCGATGAAACCCTCGCCGCCGCCAAGGCCCATTGCGCGGAGGCGGGAGCGCATTTCCTGTCTCCCTTCGACGATTCCGACGTGATCGAGGGGCAAGCCTCCGTCGCGGTGGAAATGATGGAGCAATTGGGACGCGCGCCCGATCATCTGGTCCTGCCAGTGGGGGGCGGTGGCCTGTCGGCGGGCATGCTGTCCTACCTGCGCGAAGTGGACGCGCCGACGCGTGCGACGCTGGTGGAACCGGCGGGTGGCGCAAGTCTGACGGCGGCCCTGCGGATCGGTGCGCCGCAAACGATCGAGATCACCGATACGTTCGTCGACGGCGCCGCCGTGGCGCGCATCGGGGACCGCACGTTCGAGGTGCTGCGGAACATCCCCCCCGGCGACGTCCTGATCGCGCCCGAGAACCGGATCTGCGTGACGATACAGGAGATGCTGAACCTGGAAGGGATCGTTCTGGAACCCGCCGGTGCCTTGTCGGTCAACGTTCTCGACGACATCGCGGATCGGATCGCAGGCAAGACGGTCGTATGCGTCACGTCCGGGGGCAATTTCGATTTCGAGCGTCTGCCGGAGGTGAAAGAACGGGCGCAGAATTGGCAGGGGCTCAAGAAATACTTCATTCTGCGCCTGCCTCAACGACCCGGCGCGCTGCGCGATTTCCTCGACCTTCTGGGCCCTGAGGACAACATTACGCGATTCGAATACCTCAAGAAGAACTCCCGCAATTTCGGGTCCGTCCTGATCGGGATCGAGACGGAGCGCGCGGGCAGCTTCGATGATCTGGGCGATCGCGTGGCGTCACGCGGGTTCGGGTTCCGCGACATCACGGATGACAACATCCTCGCCGACTTCCTGATCTGA
- a CDS encoding Hpt domain-containing protein produces the protein MSAIDWDRLNELRSDIGEEDFADVAILFVAELQESLDGLDPATANVADFHFVRGSAANLGFTALVEACASAETACQTGAAPDVEAVRRAFDDALAEVRPTVPELADAA, from the coding sequence ATGAGCGCCATTGACTGGGACCGCCTGAACGAATTGCGCAGCGACATCGGGGAGGAGGATTTCGCCGACGTCGCCATCCTGTTCGTGGCGGAATTGCAGGAAAGCCTCGATGGGCTGGACCCGGCAACGGCCAACGTCGCCGACTTTCACTTCGTGCGTGGATCGGCGGCCAATCTGGGGTTCACGGCACTGGTCGAAGCCTGCGCATCGGCTGAAACGGCCTGTCAGACGGGTGCGGCGCCGGATGTGGAAGCGGTTCGACGCGCGTTCGATGACGCCTTGGCGGAGGTGCGACCGACCGTGCCGGAGCTGGCTGACGCCGCCTGA